ACCTTAACATCGGGGAAAGCGCCGCTTTCAGTAATATTCAGTTTTCTCCAGCTTGCCTTGCCGGGTTTAACATTATTCCAGTCTTTACATGCCACAACACACGTGTTGCAGCCCATACATCTGTTCTGATCAAAGTAAAATGCCATCTGTTTAGCCATGGTATTCCTCCGCCTATCCTTTTCTTATATTGATTCGAGTGTCGGCACCTAAAGTCATACCCTGACATATTCTCGAAGGACGAAGTTTTGTGAGAACATTGATAGCTCCTCCTATATCAGGTTTACCGTCAGCATTATCACCATTAGCCCAGCCGCCTTGTCCCATTGCAGGCCAGCCTGCTCTTACTCTCTGAGTCACAACTGCAGTTGCATATATACTGCCTCTCGGACTTTCAACAATTACTCTATCACCGGTAAGAATACCTTCAGCAACAGCATCTGCCGGATTAATCCATATCGGTTCATAAACATTATTGTCCCAAACTTCTCCAAGCTCACGTTCAGGATCCAGATACGCACTGTTACCGTCAGCGTCTTTTTTGAAAACTTCATTGATGTAGGCATTGTTAGAGTGTGTAGAGTGAGAACGGTAATAGATGTGCCATCCATTAAGGCAATATGGATAATTAGTTTTGTAACCTTGTGGATCTGCTGCAGAGCCATCTGCAAAAGAACCTTCAAGCATAGGAATAACCATAGGAATAGCGTACACAAATTTCCCTGTTGTTTTCCCATCGTGAAGTGGGCCCTCAAGAGTAACTCTTGCATCATCATTATCGTAAAACCTTGCTTCGTAGTCTTCTACCATAGCCTGAGAATATATTTCAAACTTTCCGGTGGGAGTATAAAGCGCACCAACATGCGGATCCGTTCTGTAGGCGGCAAGCGGATCAGTTATCCCGTATGACGAATCCATATGGAAAAGACCTTTCTCCTTCCATTCATCATAAGTCATTCCTGCGTTGTAAGCTGTAAGCAGAGGTTCAATGGCTTCTTTTCTCCAGTCATCAACAGTTTTGCCTTCGGTGTATTCGCTGAGAACACCCAGTTTATCCGCAATCTTCGCGACAATGTCATAATCAGGCAATGCTTCACCGAGAGGTTCCACTGCCTTATTCATACATATAAGCGTATCTCCGGCAAGCCAGCCTGAGCAGGCACCTTCTTTCTCAAAAGCAGTAGCAGCAGGAAGAACATAATCTGAAAATTTTGCTGATGCTGTCATAAACTGGTCAGCAGTTACAATTAACTCTACATTATTTCTGTCTTTAATAATCCCAGAAACCGTATTGTAGTCACCACATTGATTAACAAGGCAATTTCCGCCAAAATTGAGTATAGCCTTCATTGGAGTGGGAAAGTTTTTAACCTGTCCATCATTCCACATTGATTTCCCAGTTCCACCGTATTTGGCTATATCCGGCCAGAGAAATACAGGATAGGACGATCTGGTTACAGCAGGAGTATATGCAGGAGCTGTGAGCTTGCTTAAATCATATATACCTGTAAAATCCGCATATGCGTTATTTTTTCCGGTAGGGAATGTAACACCGAAAGATAACGGCTGCCTGTCGGTGTACACTCCGACATGCCTTCCGGGTTCGCCAAAGTTTTTGGTTATGACTCCAAGAGTATAACCATTCAGGGGTAATTGTTCACCTTCAGACTGCCTCTGAAAACCACCGCCAAACCAGAGTGTTACTTTCTTTTTTGCAAAAATTTCAGCAAGCTCTCTTATTTTAGCTGCCGGTATACCGCATATAGATTCAGCCCACTCAGGAGTTTTGGCAACTTTTCCGTATACTGAAACAAGTGCATCCTTAAGATTATCATTCGGATCATCGGCATTGTAGTTGTTATAGCCTATCTGTGACGGGTAAACAGATACATCTCCGTTAAGCCCTGCCTGAACAAGCCTGTCGTCAGTACCCATTATATAAGCACTGAGGGAAGAACCGTTGGGAACAATATAATCTGTGCTCCTGTCCACATCAGCGTGGTATGTTTTGGCTATTGCAGGATACAGCGTAAAAGCCTCATCATCGAAAAATCCGTGAGTATATCTGAGAATGAACTCAGCATCCAGCCAAGGATCTGCTTTCAATGAACCGTCGGTGTTCCATGTATTTACTATGAGTTCGTGCATAATAGCCTGTACCAAGGCAGCATCCGTTCCGGGAACAACTGCTATGTGTTCACTGGCATGGGATACAACAGTTTGAGAAACTCGCCCGTCAATAACAAAGACCTTTGTGCCTTTTTCTTTAATCTGCTGTATATACCATGCAGTATTTGTTCCCCAAATGCTTT
The genomic region above belongs to Geovibrio ferrireducens and contains:
- a CDS encoding molybdopterin-dependent oxidoreductase, translated to MSLKDKLNQVTRRDFLKGVSAVGATAAVYGCGGSGSGGKTYMEEDEENRPTPPAITETVVAGAAPHNCGGRCVTKAYVKDGVIKRFVTDETPDLNIVNGESEDLPQMRACIRCRSNTQRFYRNDRVLYPLKQTGERGDVNGFVRISWEEVATEIAAKLTSLKALYGAKSFSAHYASGDGSEVAGAASCASRLLNIMGGQMTYRNDYSWPSLEHTSWFFFGQNFYFPPGKSRQDAFNSDALFLWSGNYAESIWGTNTAWYIQQIKEKGTKVFVIDGRVSQTVVSHASEHIAVVPGTDAALVQAIMHELIVNTWNTDGSLKADPWLDAEFILRYTHGFFDDEAFTLYPAIAKTYHADVDRSTDYIVPNGSSLSAYIMGTDDRLVQAGLNGDVSVYPSQIGYNNYNADDPNDNLKDALVSVYGKVAKTPEWAESICGIPAAKIRELAEIFAKKKVTLWFGGGFQRQSEGEQLPLNGYTLGVITKNFGEPGRHVGVYTDRQPLSFGVTFPTGKNNAYADFTGIYDLSKLTAPAYTPAVTRSSYPVFLWPDIAKYGGTGKSMWNDGQVKNFPTPMKAILNFGGNCLVNQCGDYNTVSGIIKDRNNVELIVTADQFMTASAKFSDYVLPAATAFEKEGACSGWLAGDTLICMNKAVEPLGEALPDYDIVAKIADKLGVLSEYTEGKTVDDWRKEAIEPLLTAYNAGMTYDEWKEKGLFHMDSSYGITDPLAAYRTDPHVGALYTPTGKFEIYSQAMVEDYEARFYDNDDARVTLEGPLHDGKTTGKFVYAIPMVIPMLEGSFADGSAADPQGYKTNYPYCLNGWHIYYRSHSTHSNNAYINEVFKKDADGNSAYLDPERELGEVWDNNVYEPIWINPADAVAEGILTGDRVIVESPRGSIYATAVVTQRVRAGWPAMGQGGWANGDNADGKPDIGGAINVLTKLRPSRICQGMTLGADTRINIRKG